CCATGTTTCTATCCCCTTTTTATTTATTTTCGCTTAAGTATTATATCAAAGTAAAATTATATATTCAAGGGCTTAAAAGAACATAAGTTTGATATTTAGGCAGATGTATGCTATAATTTCAAGTAAATTGTATTAAATTTTGAGAGGTGTTTTACATGGCCAGAGAAAACAAACAAGAAGCAATATATGAATTTATAAAAGAACAATTAAGAGAAAAAGGATATCCACCATCAGTTAGAGAAATTTGCAATGCGGTAGGATTAAGGTCTACCTCTACAGTTCATGGCCACTTAAAAAGATTAGAACAAAAAGGAGTCATAAGAAGAGACCCTACTAAGCCTAGAGCAATTGAAGTTTTAGATCATTCTATAATAAAAAAAGAAATGATAGATATTCCTGTTATAGGAACGGTTACTGCTGGTAAACCAATTTTAGCAGTGGAGAATATAGAAGATAATTTTCCTTTGCCAATAGATTATGTAAAAAGTGATAATCAATTATTTATGCTTAAAATTAAAGGTGATAGCATGATAGATGCAGGAATAATGAATGGAGATATGGCTATAATTGAAAAAACAAATTCTGCATTAAATGGTGAAATAGTAGTAGCATTACTTGATAATGAAGCTACCATTAAAAGATTTTTTAAAGAAAAAGATTACATAAGATTACAACCAGAAAATAAAACTATGGAACCTATTATTGTAAAGCAATGTGAAATAATAGGAAAAATTGTTGGCTTATATAGAAAATATTAAAAATAGGTCTTGTGATATCACAAGACCTATTTTTTAGTGATTTAAAACTCTATCTAAAGCCATTAATATACCGGTTTTTGCATGGTCAAAGGTTAATCCACCTTGTAAGAAAGCTATATAAGGTTCCCTTATTGGTGCATCAGCAGATAATTCAATGGAAGATCCTTGTATAAATGCTCCTGCCGCCATAATTACTTGATCATCATAACCTGGCATATCCCATGGTTCACAATGGGCAAAAGAATCTATAGGAGATCCGAATTGTATTCCCTTACAGAAATTAATAACCTTATCTTTATCATTGAATTTTATAGCCTGTATTATATCGCTTCTCTTTTCATTGTATTTAGGTAAAACTTCAAAACCTGCAAGTTCCATAAGCCTTGAACATAAAACCGCTCCCTTTAAGGCTTCTATAGATACATGAGGTGCTAAAAATAGCCCTTGATACATAAGTCTCATTACTCCAAAGGTTGATCCACATTCAGCTCCTATACCAGGTACAGTTAATCTGTAAGAAGCTTGAGTAACATATTCTTCTTTACCTACAATGTATCCTCCAGTAGGTGCCAATCCCCCTCCTGGATTTTTAATTAAGGAACCAGCTATTAAATCTGCTCCCACATCTGTTGGTTCTATTATGTCTATAAACTCACCATAACAATTATCTACAAAACAAATTATATCCTGTCTTATGCTTTTTACTAAATCTATAATTTCTTTTATTTCTGATACTAGTAAAGCCTTTCTCCAGGAATAACCTGTGGATCTTTGAATATGTACTATTTTTATGGATTGATCCTCTTTTATTGCCTTTTCTATGCCTTGGAAATCCAATTTACCATCTTTTAAATCAACTTGTTTGTAGTTTATTCCATACTCTTTAAAAGAACCTATGTTCTTCTCCCCGCTTAAACCTATTACACTATGTATGGTATCATAAGGAGTTCCCACTACAGCAAGCATAGTATCTCCTGGCCTTAAATTCCCAAACAAAGCAGCTCCTATAGTATGAGTACCGCTTACAAAATGAGGCCTTACTAATGCACTTTCTGCATTGAATATACGAGCATACACCTTATCTAAAGTATCTCTTCCCATGTCTCCGTAACCATATCCGGTACTATTAGTAAAATGAGCATCGCTAATTCTTTCTTCTTGAAATGCATTAAGAACTTTTAGTTGATTAAATTCTCTTATTTCATCATAAGCTTTAAATTGTGGTTCTACATCTTTGAGTGCTTTTTCATATAGATCCAATGTATTATCACTTATTTTATATTTGTATTTTAGTAAATATTTTGTACTGTCTATCATTATAATTTACCTCCAAAATAAAAATTGCTACGACTTTATATGATATCACATAAAAAAAGAATAGGCAAAATAATGCCCATTCTTTTACACTTATATTTTAATATTCTGCAGATTGTGGAGTAAATAATATATCTTTACTAGGAGTAATAGTAGAAACTGCGTGTTTATAAATAAGCATTTGCTTATTTAAGGAATCCAATATTATAGTAAAATTATCAAAGCCTTTTACGAAACCTTTTATTTGGAATCCATTAGTTAAATGTATTGTAACTTCAATTTTATTCTTTCTAGCACTATTTAAAAATATATCTTGTAAATTATTTATAGTCTTAGCCAATATAATCCCCTCCAATATGTTTACATTTATATATAGTTCTATAAAATAAATTAAAATCCTTTTAATTTATTGAACTTATCAAGTATTTCACTTACCACAGCATCGTCATTTTCAAATTCATCTTTATTTATCCATATAGCTCTAGGATCTCGTCTAAACCAGGTCAATTGACGTTTAGCATAATTTCTACTTCCTTTTTTGATTAAATATACAGCTTCATCTAAAGATATTTCACCATTAAGGTAGTATAGCAACTCTTTATATCCTATACCCTGCATAGATTGCATAGTTTCATTACAACCCATTTCTTTTAATTTTTTAACTTCATCTAATAATCCTTCTTGTAGCATTTTATCTACTCTCATATTTATTCTATCATATAATTTATCCCTATTCATATACAGCACAAAATAATATATGGAATATGGAATATTAAATAAATTTTCTTTTTCTTCTTTGGCGTATTCACTCATGGGTTTTCCAGTAACTTTATATACCTCTAATGCTCTAATTACTCTTTTTAAATTATTGTAATGGATATTGTTATAGGAATATTCATCTATATCTTTTAAAAGACTATGAACATATTCTTTTCCTTTTTCTTTTGCTAATTCTTGAAGATAATCTCTATAGTCATCATCTTTATTTGCATCAGTAAAACTGTAGTTATATATTATTGAGTTAATGTATAAACCAGTTCCACCAACTAACATAGGAATATTGCCCCTATTATAGATTTCTTCTATTTTACCCTCAACACTATCTTTGTATTCAGCTACACTAAAATTTTCCCAAGGTTCAACTACATCTATTAAGTGATGAGGTATCCCCCTTTTTTCTTTTTCTGATATTTTAGCAGAGCCTATATCCATATGTTTATATATTTGCATTGAATCCGAGGATATAATCTCCCCTTTTAATTTCTTTGCTAAATTTATAGAAATTTCTGTTTTGCCTACAGCTGTAGGACCAGATAGTATAAATAAATCTTTCATAAGTTAAGTATCCCCCTTATTGTACTCTTTTAAATTTTTTTTCTAATTCTGATAATGTTATTTTTATTATAGTAGGTCTACCGTGAGGACAGTTAAAGGGATCTTTTGCAAAACTTAAATCATTTATAAGAGCTTCCATTTCTTCTTTTGATAATTTATCTTTAGCCTTAACTGCTGATTTACACGCAAGCATGGCAATAGAGTCATATTTTACTTCTGTGGTTTCTCCACTACCCATGGCTTTTATATTATCAATTATATCCATAAATAAATTATTTATATCAGGTTTACCCATAATAAAAGGAACTTCTCTAATAGTTACTGTATTTTCTCCAAATAATTCTATATTAAATCCTGTTTTACAAAATAAATCTTTGTTATCCATGTAATAGGAAAAGTCCTCTGGATCCAATTCTATTACAATAGGTTGTAACAGTACTTGTGATTTAACCTGTTCCTTTTTTATTTTATCTCTATAGTTTTCAAATAGTATTTTTTCATGAGCAGCATGCTGATCTATTATATATAAATTTTTAAAGCTTTCAGCTAAAATATAGGTATTATCAAATTGTCCTATAATCCTCATTTCAGGCAATTTAGGAACCTCATCTTTTGTATTTTCTGTAGCAATATTATTAATTTTATCTTCTTGAAAGTTTTCTTTTTTATCTATTGTAATACTTTTATCTATAGTATTTTGTGTAACATTACTAACGTTGTTTAATGCTGAATTAACTAAACTTGTTCTTTCAATATCTTTAGTAGCACTTTTTAGGTCAATAGGTATCTGTACCTTTTTAACACTTTCAAATAAAGATGGATTTTCTTTAATTATCTCTTTATTATCCTCTTTTACATCCTCTGTTATTTGAGTATTAAATTCTTTATACAAGCTTTTCTTTATACTTTCGTGTACTGTGTGAAATACAAAGGAAAACACTCTTTTATCTTCTTTAAACTTTATTTCAGTTTTAGTTGGATGTACATTTACATCTATATATTCTGGAAATATATCTATGAATATTACGAAGAAAGGAAATTTATTTATAGTTAAAAAAGATTTAAAAGCATTTTCAACAGCGGCAGTAATTAATCCGCTTTTTATATATCTTTTATTTACAAAAATGCTTTGATTGTTTCTGCTTCCCCTACTAAGTTCTGCATTTCCTATATACCCATAGACAGATATAATATCACTATGACTTTCGAAATAATTTACATTTTCTAAAGTTTTTTTACCATAAATAACCCGTATAACATCTTCTAAATTTCCAGAACCATAGGTATTTAAAACTGTTCTATCATTATTTATAAGTTTAAAGGCTATATTGGGATTGGCTAGGGAAAGCCGTTGTATAATATCCGATATAAGAGAACTTTCCCTAGAAGGTGATTTTAAAAACTTTAATCTAGCAGGTACGTTATAAAAAAGGTCAGTAACTTTTATAGTAGTACCTGTATTCATTCCTATATCATTAAAGGATATAAAATTACCACCCTCCATGTATATTTCCTTACCTATATCTTTACTTGAAGGCTTAGATTTTAAGTGAATTTTAGAGATGGAGGCTATACTTGGCAGAGCCTCACCTCTAAATCCCATAGTGTTTAAAGAAAAAATATCTTCTATATTTGAAATTTTACTAGTAGCATGAGGTAAAAAAGCTTTTTCTATGTCATCTGCATAAATTCCAATACCGTCATCTGAAACTTTTATAAGATCCTGTCCCCCATTTTTAACTTCCACTGTAATATTTTTAGCTTCAGCATCTATGCTATTTTCAACCAATTCTTTTACTACAGAAAAAGGTCTTTCCACCACTTCTCCAGCGGCTATTTTATTAAATGTAAATTCATCTAATATATTTATTCTCTTCAAAATATTTCACCCTACTTTTTTTCAATAGACTTAGCTTTATTAATTAAATCATATAGCTTATTAAATCCTTCCATAGGATTTAAATTTAATATATCAATTGAAGAAATTTCTTTAATTAAGTTTTCTTTTTCAATTTGAGTAAAGCTAATTTGAAAATCATTGTGTTCTAATAATTGATCCATTGCTATTTCTTTTTTAGTTTCTTCTTTAACAGTTTTTTTACTCTCTTTTATATCATTAATTTCTATTTTATTATCCTTATTTTTTTCTATACTTTCAAGAATTCCTTTGGCTCTCATTATTACATCCTCTGGAAGTCCAGCAAGTTTTGCAACTTCTATACCATAGGATTGATCTGCTCCGCCTTTTATAATCTTTCTTAAAAATACAATATCTTTATCTACTTCTTTTACTGATACAGAGTAATTTTTTACTCCCTTGATTTTATTTTCTAATTGAATTAATTCATGATAATGGGTAGCAAAAAGAGTTTTTGATCTTAATTTTTTATTATTACAAATATACTCGATAACAGCCCAAGCTATACTTAATCCATCAAAAGTGCTAGTTCCCCTACCCACTTCATCTAAAATAATTAAGCTTTTAGATGTAGCATTTTTAAGTATATTAGAAACTTCCCACATTTCTACCATAAAGGTACTTTTACCTGCAGATAGGTCATCGGAGGCCCCTATTCTTGTAAATATTTTATCACAAAGGGATATGGAAGCTTCCCTTGCAGGAACAAAACTACCTATTTGAGCCATTATAGTAATTAAAGCTACTTGTCTCATATATGTAGACTTTCCTGCCATGTTAGGCCCTGTAATTAATAGCATTTGATTATCTTCAGTATCCATAGTTGTATCATTGGCTACAAAGCTACCCGTAGGAATCATTTTTTCTACTACTGGATGTCTTCCATCTTTAATGATTATGCTATCCCCTTCTACTATTTTGGGCTTTGAATAATTATTTTCTAAGGCCACTGTAGCTAAGGAACTTAAACAATCTAAAATAGCCACTATATTTGCAGAAGACTTCATTCTGTCTATTTCTTTTTCTATAGAATTTCTTATACTTACAAACACTTCATATTCAAGATTAATTAATTTTTCTTCCGCTCCTAAAATCTTATCTTCCATTTCTTTTAATTCAGGAGTTATATATCTTTCAGAATTTGATAATGTTTGTTTTCTTATATATCTTCCCTCAGGTACAGAGGATAAATTGGATTTTGTAACTTCGATAAAATATCCGAAGACTTTATTATATCCAACTTTAAGAGATTTTATTCCAGTAAATTCCCTTTCGCTATTTTCAAGATTTGCAATCCACTCTTTACCATGAGATTTTGCCATTCTAAGTTCATCTATGTCGTTATTAAAACCATTTTTTATAAGATTACCATCCTTTATTGTAATAGATGGATTATCCATTATAGATTTTTCTAATAGATCATAAATATCCCTTAACTCATCTAAATTTAAAAACATATCTTTAAATAAATCTGATTCTAATTTGGACAGTATATTTTTTACATAAGGTAATTTTTCTATAGAATTTTTTAATGAAAGGAGTTCTTTTGCATTTACATTTTTAGAAGAGATTTTACCAACTATTCTTTGTATATCGTAAATATCCCTTAAAACATCTTTTAAGTCCTGGTGTAATGATATATTTAATACCAATTCTTCTACGGCATTTAGCCTTTTATCAATTTTTTCTTTATTTATCAAGGGTTGTTCTATCCAATTTCTTAAAAGCCTTGCTCCCATAGCGGTACTACATTTATCTAATACCCACAAAAGAGATCCTTTTCTAGATTTATCCCTAATAGTTTCTGTAATTTCTAAATTTCTTCTAGAGTTTATATCCATAGATAAATAATCTACTATATTGTAATGTTTAAAAAAGTTTATATGTCCAAGGGACATTTTCTGAGTTTCAAATATGTATTTTAAAAGTCCATTACCACACTTTATTAAAACTGAGGAATATTCTTTTTTATTAAAATTAGAAAATTGTTCTTCTAATAGGTTATTATCCTGAAAACAATCCTTTTCTAAATTAGTAATAGATATACTAAAACGGTTCTCTATTTCTTTTAAAATATTATTGGATATATCCTCATTTACTAATAATTCACTAGGGTCAAATTTTGAAATTTCATCTAATATAACGGATTCATCTAAACAATGATCTGTGGCAAAAAAGTCCCCAGTGGATATATCACAAAAGCACATAGCCATGGAATCATTTTCTGTATACAGACTCATTATATAGTTATTTTTAGTTTCATTTAAAAAATTACTATCTGAATAAGTACCAGGTGTAACTATCTTTACAATATCTCTTTTAACTATTCCTTTAGCTAAGGATGGGTCTTCTAACTGTTCGCATATAGCTATTTTGTATCCTTTAGATACTAATCTATTTATATAGCTAGAAGCTGAATGATATGGTATACCACACATAGGAGCCCTTTTAGAAAGACCACAGTCTCGTCCTGTTAATACTAATTCTAATTCTTTAGATGCAGTTTCAGCATCTTCAAAAAACATTTCATAAAAGTCACCTAATCTAAAAAATAATATACAGTCTTTACATCGTTCTTTTACCTCTAAGTATTGTTGCATCATTGGTGTAAGTTTCAAAATTGTCACCTCCTAAAATATGTTGCAAAAAAAGCCCTTTAAAAGAGCTTTTTTATAAAGTTTAATTATACTTCTTCTCCATCAAGGGAAAATGATAGAGTTTTAGTTATTTTAACATCAACTATCTTACCTATATTATCTTTGTTTCCAGTAAAGTTTACAAGTTTTCCTGTATCTGTTCTACCAGTTAATCTATTTTTATCGTTTTTACTTTCGCCTTCTACTAGCACCTTAACTATTTTATCTTGATATTTTTTATTATTCTTTTCACAACTTTCATTAACTATTTTAACCAGTTTTTCAAATCTTTCATGTTTTACATCTTCAGGAACTTGCTCATCCATATCGTATGCAGGGGTTCCTTTTCTTTTTGAATATAAGAATGTAAAAGCGGAATCATATTCTACTTCTTTTACAAGTTCTAAAGTTTCATTAAAATCTTCTTCTGTTTCACCAGGAAATCCTACAATAATATCTGTTGTAATTGCCACGTTAGGTATTTCTTCTTTTATTTTATTAACTAGTTTTAAATAGTCTTCTCTGCTGTAGGATCTATTCATTTTCTTTAAAATCCTACTAGAGCCAGATTGAACTGGTAGGTGTATATGATTGCATAATTTATCACATTCTTTAATGGCATAAATTACATCCTCTGTTAAATCCTTTGGATGAGAAGTCATAAATCTAACTCGTTCAATACCTTCTATGTCATTAACAATCCTTAAAAGTTCTGCAAAACTTACCTTAGGATCTAAATCTTTTCCATAGGAATTTACATTTTGACCTAATAAGGTTATTTCCTTATAGCCACTTTTTACAAGCTCTTTTATTTCTTTTACTATATCAGAAACTTCTCTACTTCTTTCTCTACCCCTTACATATGGAACTATACAATATGTACAAAAATTGTTGCATCCATACATTATAGTTACAAAGGCTTTAGTAGAACTCTTTCTATCTACAGGAATTCCTTCTACTATTTCTTCTTCTTTATCCCATACTTCAATTATAGATTTTCCCTCTTGTTTTGTTCTATTTAAGTACTCTGGGAATTTATATGAGTTGTGGGTTCCAAATATTATATCTACAAAAGGATATTTTTTTATTATATCTTCAGCCATACCCTCTTGCTGCATCATACAACCGCAAACAGCAATTATAAGATCAGGATTTTTTGCTTTTAATCCTTTTAATATGCCTAAATTACCGTATACTTTAAGTTCTGCATTTTCTCTTACACAACAAGTATTAAATATTATAATATCCGCTTTATTTCTATCCTCTGTATTTTCATATCCCATATTTTTTAACATACCAGATAGTTTTTCGGAGTCCTCTTCATTCATCTGACAACCCCAAGTTTCTATATAAAATTCACCTTTTTTATTCATATTATTTGTTCACCTCATTAGTATAATTTAGTCCTACATTAGTATAACAGTCTATATTATACTATATTTTTATTTATTTAGCCATTTACATTATATTATAAATTAAAAAAATAAAAGTTTCATTGAAATTATTATTTCTTTGAAACTTTTATTTTAACCAATTAATATTTATAGCTTAAATTTTTTAACGGAGTTACTTAATTCTTCTATTTTATTATCTAAAGAGGATATATCTTGTATCATTTCATCTATAATAGCTGTGTGGTTTTGTATGGATGCAGTTATTTCCTCTGTGGCCGAAGCGGATTGTTGAGAAATTTCATTTACATCTTCTATAATAGTTTTAATATTTTCCTTGCTTGAATTTATATCATTTATTTGAACTAGTAATTCTCCTATTTTATCCATATCCTCTTTTAGATTTTGTTGAATTGATGAAAATGAATTTAACACTTCTTCGCTAATTTTTTTCCTGAATTGCTCTATTTGTAAAGAATCTTTTTTTATCTCCTCAAATTTAGCAGCTTCTTTTAGTAGCTTTTCAATACTAGAACTTATCATATCAGCGGTTTTAGCGGATTCAGAGGCTAAACTTTTAACTTCATTAGCTACTACTGCAAATCCTTTTCCGTATTCCCCAGCTCTAGCAGCCTCAATAGATGCATTTAAAGCTAAAAGATTAGTTTGCTCAGATATTCCTACTATTTCACTAGTCATGCCACTTATAGCAGCAACACTTTCATTAAAATTTTCTATAACATTATATATGGTTTCAAATAGTCTATATTTTTTTCAAAACCTTGATTATTAGATTTTATATTATCACTTAAATTTTTTAAATTTCCATTAGCTATTTCAGATAGATTTTTAGTAGTTTTTCCATCAGGATTGTAATCCTTATTGAAGTGGACTACTATATTGTTTTCACTATCTAATAAAAATCCATAGGATTTTTCAGATACTTTTGCTTTTTTAACTTCATTTGTAATGGAGTCAAAAGTTATATCTGCTGCTAGAACACATATAACCTTATTATTATCTATAATTGGATAGGATATTGTTCCTACTATTTTTTCAAAGGCAGGATCAAAATATGGATTTGAAAAAAATACTTGCTTTTTATTTATTGCTTCTTTGTACCAATCCCTTTCTCTAAAGTCTAAATCTTTATCTGGTACCCAACCAGCTCCTGATACCATTTTATTGTTAGGAAATAATACATATATATCCGAAGAAGTACTTTCCTTATCTTTTAATTGAAATGCCAAGTACTGTTGTAGTTTATTGTAGTCATAAATTTTAAAATGATTAATGTTTTTAGCTATTTCTATAAGATTACTACTTTCAATTCCCAACCATTTATCGAATTCTTCTGAATATTTTTTAGTTGTTTCTACACTTTTACCTTTAAACTCTTCATGCAGAGAAGAATAGGATATTTTGTAACTTATGGTCAACAGTATTATCATACATAACATAGATATAAAAGTTACAAAGTAAATCATTTTTGCTTTTAACCCCTTCATAGTCAATCCCCCTGATTTCCAATTTATTTAAAATTCAAATTAATATGTTTATTTAATAATAATCAAATTTTCAATAAAAAGCAACATAATATACATAAAATTATATATATTTCTTTTAAATTACAAAAACTCAAACCACTGTATAGTCTATTTTAATATACAATGGTTCTTTAAAATTATATATATTAATAGTAAAATTAAATGCAAGAATAAAAGTTTGAATCTTTTAAGATTATGAAATATAATATATGAATATATTTAAAATTCGTATATAGAGGTTGTTTAGTTAAAACTTGAGGGAGGTAATATTATGTTAGGAGTTTCAAAGAGAATAGAGGAACTTAGATTTTCAGAAATAAGGAAATTTATTCCTTACTCTGATGAAGCAAAAGCTAAAGGAATTCATGTTCACCATTTGAACATAGGTCAACCGGATATTAAAACACCAGAGGAATTTGTTAATGCAATCAAAAATTTTGATGATAAAATTATAAAATATGAAAATTCCCAGGGAAATAAGGACTTAATAAATGCCTTTGTAAAATATTATAAAAGTATAAATATAGATTTAGATAAAGAAGACGTATATGTAACTAATGGAGGTAGTGAAGGGATTTTATATGCCCTATTAACCATATGTGATGCTGGTGATAGTGTTATAGTTCCAGAGCCTTATTATACCAACTATAATACAATGGCTAGAATGGCAGGAGTAGAAATAATATCCTTTAGAACTTATAGAGAAGATGGATTTAGAATAAAAAATAAAGAAGAAATTTTAAATTCTATAAAAGATAATACAAAAGCTATAATGATTACAAATCCTAGTAATCCAACTGGAGTTGTTTATACTAAAGAGGAAATTAGGATGATTTCTGATATAGCAAAGGAAAAGGATCTATTTATAATATCTGATGAAGTTTACAGGGAATTTGTATATGACGGTCTTGAATTTACATCTTTTATGGATATGAAGGATATATTAGATAGAGTAATTATAATAGATAGTATATCTAAAAGATATAGTGCCTGTGGAGCAAGAATTGGGGCTTTAATATGTAAAAATAGAAAGGTTACAGAAAACTTTATGAAAATGTGCCAAGCTAGGCTTAGTGTTTCTTCTCTTGATCAAATAGGAGCTGCTAATTTAATAAATGTTCCTAAAAGCTATATAGAAGAAGTAAGAATTGAATATGAAAAAAGAAGAAATATACTATACGAAGGACTTTGCGACATACCAGGTGTTCACTGCGAAAAGCCTTCTGGAGCCTTTTATATTATAGCAAAGCTTCCTGTGGACAATTCAGATGAGTTCACAAAGTGGATGCTAACAGATTTTCAATACAATAATAAGACTGTTATGGTTACCCCAGCGGAAGGATTTTATACTACAGAGGGATTAGGTAGAGATGAAGTTAGATTATCCTATTGCATTAATTCAGAAGACCTAAAAGAAGCTATGATAATACTAAAAAAAGCATTGGAAGAATATAATAAATAAAGACATAACCAGGAACATTTTATTCCTGGTTATGTCTTTATTTCCATGGTATAAACTTTTCTATTAAATTTAAATCCGCATTCTTTATATAAGTTTAAGGCCACTGTATTCATTGAATCTACTGTTATAAAAGCCTCTTTATAATTGAGTTTATTTATTATATTTAATAAATAACATACTAAAGCTTTTCCAATGCCTCTACCTCTGTATTCCTTTAATACACCCACATTGACTATAACAGGTATATCGCTTATTAATATTATTTGACCATATCCTATATATTTATTACCATCCATAACAAATATGGCCCCTTCCGGTAAATAGTAATTTTGTTTTTCATCTAAGATTATATCATCTATAGTTAAAGGTTCTCTTGTTTTAGTTTTAAAAACTTCATTTTGTATGTGACATCTTATAGCCTCTTCTTTATTTTGTTTTAGTTTTTTAAAATAAATTCCTTTAGAATTTATTAAATTTCTAGAAATCAAAGGCATGAAATCTTCTAATTCCAAATCCATTTCTATAGTACATTTATCTATATTAAAGCCTGATCTTTTTAATATATCTATATTAAAGCCATTATCTTCACATATATATTTAAAAACAGAATCTTTTTTAAGATGATTTAAAAGCGTAGATATATATTGTGCTTTCATATATTGTTTTTTAAAATTTAGAGAGTTTATTAAATAATAAGAAGTTTTTTTACTATACCATAAATACCCATAACATTCTTTTAAATCCCTTAATAACAATACTCTTTTTCTTAATAGCATTTTATCAAAAAAACTGCTATTTTCATAGGCAAATAAAAAGTCACCATTTAAAGTATTAAATGACAACCTGGTATTATTTAAAATTTTCAAATGAAATAAATTGTCTTTATTTAAATTAGTTATACTCAACATAGCATTCCTCATTGTAATTAATTAATTAATCCATAATTAGTATAATTCTTTTAATAAGAACCGTCAACGCTTAGTTAATGAACAAAGAATAATGAATAATGAACAATTACGGATATTTTTCTCCATTATCATTCCGAAAAATCCACCTAAATTATTCATTGTTCATTGTTAGTTGTTCATTGAGCTAAGTATTCTATATAGTCTTTGATAAATTTTTGTTGTGGAGAATCAAATTGTATTAATTTATTTAATTTTTTTATATATTTTTTCTCGCTCCAATGTTTCTTTTTTATATATCTTTGTTTGCCTAATTTCCAAAACTTATGAGGGAATACTATTATACATAGCATAGCCTCTAAGTGACTGTGACTTAAAGGATTTACAGAACTATAGGCCTCTATTAGTTCCTTTGCT
This window of the Clostridium cochlearium genome carries:
- a CDS encoding GNAT family N-acetyltransferase; the protein is MLSITNLNKDNLFHLKILNNTRLSFNTLNGDFLFAYENSSFFDKMLLRKRVLLLRDLKECYGYLWYSKKTSYYLINSLNFKKQYMKAQYISTLLNHLKKDSVFKYICEDNGFNIDILKRSGFNIDKCTIEMDLELEDFMPLISRNLINSKGIYFKKLKQNKEEAIRCHIQNEVFKTKTREPLTIDDIILDEKQNYYLPEGAIFVMDGNKYIGYGQIILISDIPVIVNVGVLKEYRGRGIGKALVCYLLNIINKLNYKEAFITVDSMNTVALNLYKECGFKFNRKVYTMEIKT